In a genomic window of Cytobacillus sp. FSL H8-0458:
- the dinG gene encoding ATP-dependent DNA helicase DinG, whose product MGNKYVVVDLETTGNAPKKGDKIIQFAAVVIENGKITEQYSSLINPEQSIPPFIEELTGLSDEMVEDAPLFSEIAPKVLTLLEGAYFVAHNVLFDLSFLQEELIEAGYNGFYGPVLDTVEMARILFPTADSYKLSDLSLREGLNHERPHQADSDAYVTAELLLILLNKVKNLPNTTIERLHKLSGGLKSDLDILLDEHILINNSKIEQLADDIEVHRGVALKKGTERQESAGSGLQDFPFREEEKQALFVKAFPSYEKRHGQFIMMDSVYEAFKNKQHSLIEAGTGVGKSLAYLVPAALHAKESGRTVIISTYTTQLQEQLLSKDVPLLQKMLSFPLSTVLLKGRSHYISLAKFVQTLRDDEDNYDTILSKMQILVWLLETDTGDIDELNLSSGGMIYWGRIKNDETAFLQDKSWLSRDFYLRARKEAQKADIIITNHSLLLTDLTAGNAILPEFSHVVIDEGHHFVKASGKHFGNKLDYLSVRLMLGQIGMMEQKQLYYKLEKLVEEKAGTRDDFMHSFEVNQLIADILHEMDELFRVIAMYAKKYNKAKKSVNRISVRFNKSAANKETKAVLAGAERFGFMLKDLIQAIDSRVCAVSAIKSALSLEEKALMEEVASILDDLRDMNEDLKHIFHLPAAEFVVWIEMDTRAAQNATTVYAQPVSVSDYLKDQFFSQKESAVITSATLSVKNSFSFIVKELGLEEQQCTLKQIQSPFDYQNQVKLVVSDDLPEVNAVPLEEYVASITEHIISIAEAAKGRMLILFTSHEMLRKTHELIKESGFLEDYAIFAQGVTSGSRSRLTRNFQRFDKAILLGTSSFWEGVDIPGEDLSCLVIVRLPFSPPDEPMAQAKNEQIANKGKNPFSEYSLPEAIIRFKQGVGRLIRTSSDRGVIVIFDRRIITARYGKAFLDSIPPIPVEKSNIDEIVDLINNWL is encoded by the coding sequence ATGGGTAATAAATATGTTGTAGTGGATTTGGAAACAACCGGGAACGCCCCGAAAAAAGGCGATAAAATAATACAATTCGCTGCTGTGGTAATCGAAAACGGAAAAATTACTGAGCAATACTCCTCCCTTATAAACCCGGAGCAATCTATTCCCCCTTTCATAGAAGAACTGACAGGTTTGTCAGATGAAATGGTCGAGGATGCTCCGCTTTTTTCGGAGATTGCCCCTAAAGTCCTGACTTTGCTTGAGGGTGCCTATTTTGTGGCACACAATGTTCTATTTGATTTGTCTTTTTTACAGGAAGAATTGATTGAGGCAGGATATAACGGATTTTACGGCCCTGTTCTCGATACAGTGGAGATGGCCCGAATTCTTTTTCCCACCGCAGATAGCTACAAATTATCGGATCTTTCACTCCGGGAAGGACTAAATCATGAACGCCCCCATCAGGCAGACAGCGATGCATATGTTACCGCTGAGCTCCTGTTAATATTATTAAACAAGGTTAAAAACCTTCCTAATACCACCATAGAACGGCTGCATAAGCTGTCTGGAGGCTTAAAGAGTGATCTTGATATATTATTGGACGAGCACATTTTAATTAATAATAGCAAGATTGAGCAACTGGCAGATGATATTGAAGTTCACAGAGGAGTTGCTTTAAAAAAAGGAACGGAACGACAGGAATCTGCAGGATCCGGACTACAGGACTTTCCTTTCCGTGAAGAGGAAAAACAGGCATTGTTCGTTAAAGCTTTCCCGTCCTATGAAAAAAGGCATGGCCAGTTTATCATGATGGATTCGGTTTATGAAGCCTTCAAAAATAAACAGCATTCATTAATAGAGGCAGGAACTGGTGTTGGGAAATCCCTGGCATACCTTGTTCCGGCGGCTTTACATGCAAAGGAGAGCGGCAGAACTGTCATTATCAGTACATATACAACACAGCTGCAGGAGCAGCTGCTTTCAAAGGATGTTCCTCTGCTGCAAAAAATGCTTTCATTCCCGCTTAGTACTGTATTGCTGAAGGGGAGAAGCCACTATATCAGCCTAGCGAAGTTCGTTCAAACACTGAGAGATGATGAAGATAATTATGATACAATCCTCAGCAAAATGCAGATTCTTGTATGGCTCCTGGAGACTGACACTGGTGATATTGATGAATTAAACCTGTCAAGCGGCGGGATGATTTACTGGGGCAGAATAAAGAATGATGAAACAGCTTTTTTGCAGGATAAGTCGTGGCTATCGAGAGATTTTTATCTGAGGGCAAGAAAGGAAGCACAAAAGGCAGATATCATTATTACGAATCATTCACTGCTATTAACGGATCTTACAGCAGGTAATGCTATTTTGCCGGAGTTCAGCCATGTGGTGATCGATGAGGGGCATCATTTTGTTAAGGCTTCCGGGAAACATTTCGGAAACAAGCTGGATTATTTATCAGTGCGGCTGATGCTTGGACAAATTGGAATGATGGAACAGAAACAGCTCTACTATAAGCTTGAGAAGCTGGTGGAAGAGAAAGCAGGGACACGGGATGATTTCATGCATTCTTTTGAAGTCAACCAATTAATAGCTGATATTCTTCATGAAATGGATGAATTGTTCAGAGTTATAGCGATGTATGCTAAGAAGTACAATAAAGCCAAAAAAAGCGTAAATCGAATTTCAGTGAGATTTAATAAAAGTGCTGCCAATAAGGAAACGAAGGCTGTATTAGCGGGTGCCGAACGTTTTGGATTTATGCTTAAGGATTTAATCCAGGCCATAGACAGTCGTGTATGCGCAGTTTCAGCAATTAAATCGGCCCTTTCTCTTGAGGAAAAGGCATTAATGGAGGAAGTGGCTTCTATTTTGGATGATTTGCGGGATATGAATGAAGATTTAAAGCATATCTTTCATTTGCCAGCCGCCGAATTTGTTGTATGGATAGAAATGGATACGCGCGCAGCACAAAATGCCACAACGGTTTATGCACAGCCTGTATCGGTTTCTGATTATCTCAAAGATCAATTCTTCAGCCAAAAGGAAAGTGCGGTCATTACATCTGCCACTTTATCTGTAAAAAATTCCTTTAGCTTTATCGTAAAAGAATTAGGGCTGGAGGAACAGCAATGCACTCTGAAGCAAATTCAATCTCCTTTTGATTATCAGAATCAGGTTAAGCTCGTGGTTTCTGATGATTTGCCAGAAGTTAATGCAGTACCGCTCGAGGAGTATGTGGCATCCATTACCGAGCATATTATTTCAATTGCGGAAGCAGCAAAGGGAAGAATGCTGATTCTTTTCACTTCACATGAAATGTTAAGGAAAACCCATGAGCTTATCAAGGAATCTGGGTTTCTGGAGGACTATGCTATCTTCGCTCAGGGTGTGACAAGCGGGAGCAGGTCAAGGCTAACGAGAAATTTCCAGCGTTTTGATAAAGCCATCCTCCTAGGGACAAGCAGCTTTTGGGAAGGTGTGGATATCCCGGGTGAGGATCTTTCCTGTCTTGTTATTGTAAGACTGCCTTTTTCACCGCCTGATGAACCGATGGCACAGGCTAAAAATGAGCAAATTGCCAATAAAGGAAAAAATCCGTTTTCCGAATACTCATTGCCCGAGGCAATTATCCGTTTTAAGCAGGGGGTAGGGAGATTAATCCGAACAAGTTCCGACAGGGGGGTCATCGTAATATTTGACCGGAGAATCATCACCGCAAGATATGGGAAAGCATTCCTGGATTCCATTCCGCCCATTCCTGTCGAGAAAAGCAATATTGATGAAATTGTTGATTTGATTAATAATTGGCTATAA
- a CDS encoding ATP-dependent DNA helicase: MNVLFAFMLLFANWYYIPKDSPAVPVKVESIDLKLKSDELAFTFFSLTDGESALIHHENDEKVLINTGGQGTEGELKKLLELYGVNQISAVILTNEELYNKASLKWLIKNFGVREIIANKSALSELKAEKGIGDLDLHAWNQNTKQQLFPGFHAEVLYEGSDLGEGMDISFTFERHRMLFMNSTSPEAKESLMGKELSNVNIVKLPAFGRAGSISEEMIKHLDPQIAILFYRPSIKHDSDLFRLLNDAWVDVYYTRKHGTITIKFTDVNYELFTIFQGEEFK, from the coding sequence ATGAACGTGCTGTTCGCCTTTATGCTGCTGTTTGCGAATTGGTATTACATACCGAAAGATTCACCGGCAGTTCCTGTTAAAGTGGAAAGTATTGACCTAAAACTAAAAAGTGATGAACTGGCTTTTACGTTTTTTTCTCTAACTGATGGCGAGTCTGCCTTAATACATCATGAAAATGACGAAAAAGTCCTAATTAACACCGGTGGGCAAGGAACAGAGGGAGAATTAAAGAAGCTACTGGAATTATATGGCGTTAATCAGATTTCAGCAGTTATCCTGACAAATGAGGAACTATATAATAAGGCAAGCCTTAAATGGCTGATCAAAAACTTCGGGGTAAGGGAAATTATAGCGAATAAATCTGCCCTTTCAGAGCTGAAGGCTGAAAAAGGAATAGGTGATCTGGATTTACATGCCTGGAATCAGAATACGAAGCAGCAGCTTTTTCCGGGATTTCATGCAGAAGTTCTATATGAAGGCAGTGACCTGGGGGAAGGAATGGATATTTCTTTTACATTCGAAAGACATCGGATGTTGTTTATGAACTCGACAAGTCCGGAAGCTAAAGAATCTCTCATGGGAAAAGAGTTATCGAATGTTAATATTGTTAAACTTCCTGCATTTGGAAGGGCTGGCTCTATATCAGAAGAGATGATCAAACATCTGGATCCCCAGATCGCTATTCTTTTTTATAGACCATCCATAAAACATGACTCGGATCTGTTCCGACTGTTAAATGATGCCTGGGTTGATGTATATTATACAAGAAAGCACGGAACCATCACCATTAAATTTACAGACGTTAACTATGAGCTATTTACGATTTTCCAGGGTGAGGAGTTCAAATAA